The following DNA comes from Drosophila gunungcola strain Sukarami unplaced genomic scaffold, Dgunungcola_SK_2 000075F, whole genome shotgun sequence.
AGAGATCTTTTTCTGTGATCTTCTTGTGGCAATAGGCACTTTAGTTATcatacttttatatttaaagtaatgacatttttaatatttttaaattttttataatattaacatCTGGTGAAAGGTATAAGGTTCTTgaaattttcaatatataaTGCAGTATGTGGTAATATTaaaagtagtagtagtagtattACAATCATTTCATATTATAAATAGCCAAGCTAGAATTCGATAAgattaagtgttttttttaaacagatGCATGTTTATGTGAATTCTCATATTTAGATTGAGTTTTTTCAGTTGCTAAGAGTTTTACCTATATAGAAACCATTATCcaattgaaattgtttgtgcagctattacaaaatcaaatattattcGACTGAATGAATAATGAGGTATTAACACCGCACACACATGAAAATGCCAAATTATTTGCTCGGCTTTTATCTACCCCTTTAAATGATAGCACATGACAGCTATGGCCATCTCAAATGCTCCATTTGGCATTTAAATCCATTTCAAATCGATCGATGGCCTGCCAATtcttgaatatatttataagcaTATATAGTACGCCTCGAAATCGATTTTCCATTGGGTGGAGATCCATTTGCCTAGTCAATCGTCGGGGGGAAAACTTATCAGAGTGTGGAAAACTCATTTTGAGGGTCGATGGACGCGCAATGATAACAAAGAAAAGTCGCTTGGAAATCAAAGAGGAGGAAAATGGAAGATACGATTTAATGGCTTCCTTTGTGGATCTTCCCCTCCCTTTCCTGTGGACCCCCATCGTCTAACACTCCTCCATCTACTTCTTCCTGAAACTTTACTCCACAAACTCTCACCAATCTCTAAATCTATAGATTCTCGGGCTATAAATTCCGTCTCGATTTTGTTCCTTTTTCTGAATCCTAaaattttcctattttaaatattatttctcatttttacaaaatgttaaCTACTTAGGTTGGTTTATACGGTATTTCTTCATTTCTGAAAATATTCTTAAactaataatgaaaaaaaaaatagttaaataaaaatgtatatatcaAAGATAAcagtgttttttaaatatctctGTTTTTTATGTCGCATCcaaatatatgttaaataaagtcttttaaataactgataaaaataatttttttcttggttttctTGGTTGatgttttatttactttcaCCTTCAATATCAGAgtcttctaaaaatattttttgacttGCAACTCCTACTTTTCCTCAGCTCCTATTCTGTACTCTGTCTTCTTTTTACATACCCccatttccccattttccaaCGCATTTTCCAGCCTCTTTTTCTCGCGGCTCTTTCGTTGGTTTATCTCAATTAAAACAACGGCACATTTTGTTTAGAAAGAGACGGGAGAGTCCACAGAAAACGTTTGCCGAAGAGAGATGGAGATAAAGTGCTATATAGCATAAACAAAATGGTAAATGGAAAATCGTTTTTCCCCGtggcatttccatttcccaatTGACTTCggccattttgaaataaaattagttttttttttgttaatttatgcttttgttgttgagtttttttttaattttccttgtttttattatttgaaactGTTTCAGTTTTATATATAGCGATATATGTGCTTGTATTTACATAGAATAAACGAAGTAactaaaatgttaataaaaaaatgtatttatataataattacacTACAAGTTACATCAAATAATATAGTTTCTGGTTTTCTAAATTGTTGTTTTACATAAGAACTaggctacaaaaaaaaaaacaatatttattatggtaaatttttgttgtagaAATACTTGTAATACTTGTTGCATTCATATTTGGTTTTCTGGCTGCTAATACTTGAATCCTGCACTagcttaaacaaattaattctaaaatcAAGTAGAGATTTCTTGTTGCAAATGTAGATCTTAAGATTTAAATACACAATATGTATTAAAACTGATATTGGAACCTTTATTTCTCTATGCATTCGTTtgaatattataatttttttatttttggctccaaatcaaaatattagtCAATTTAAGGGTTTTCAACATTTAGATTTTGAGCGTATCAATTAATcttccttaaattaaaaaaatatcaaatttcgTTGATTTTTAGAACTAGTCTTGACTGTAGATTTGTAAGCGGAGtagcatatatttatatatttttgttgcgTACAAAAATGCTTAACAAAATGTaagtacaaattattttatttattattttatctcaaatatttaaaatttaatcgaagctatatttttttttttgttttcaccGTATTATtctttttgataaaaattctTGATTTTAGAACTATTTTCTGGCTTCAGATCTATTTAGCTTTGGCAGgaatatttgtttctgtttcaatGTACCGACGAATAATTCTTAATTTAgagtattaaataatttttacaggCAAGTTGTGggttattttaaagaatatgtGAAATGAAACCGAAATCCCCGGATTCCCTGATGCCCAGACATTGCGTTTAGCGTGGCACCATCTCTATGTAGCTGCTAGGTCGCATCATCTGGTGATGGGCCGCCGATCCGTAAAAACTTGGATAGGTGGCACCCATTCCGTAGGCGGCGGCTGCCGCATGACGCGACACCTTCAGCTTGTCGTACGCACTGGCATATGGGCCGTGGGCGTGGCTGTGGGCGTGCCCGTGGGCGTGGCCATGGTGATAGTGGgcggccgcagcagcagccgcattATGATGGTAAATGGCACCAAAATTGCTCTGTTCCTGGGCATAAGGTTGACCAATGCTCGAGTAAATATTGGCCGCAGTCATCACTTGTGTTGCTCCCGTGCCgattgatgttgctgctgttgctgctgctgctgctgctgccgctgttgcAGTTCCTGCTGTGGCAGTTGCCGGCGGAGATGCGGAACTGGTGGAGTGCGGGGTgaggggatggggatgggaatgggaatggggcTGATGTTGTGGCTGATAGCCATGGCTATGATAACTTCCATACTGGGTCTGATTCTGGCTCTGTTGCAGCAGCGATTGCTGCTGGTTCGcctgatgttgctggtggagatgttgctgctgctggttcgtctggtgttgctgatgttgttgctgctgctgctgctgctgctggagttGCTGCTCCATTTGGTAGCCCAGCAAATCGGGGGAGTTGCCGGAGGTGGAGCTGCTGGAGGGCGTTGCCGGCAGTTGCAGGATTGCtccctgttgctgctgctgttgctgttgctgctgctgctgttgctccaCGCCCAAGTCGCTGCAACTCAGGCTGAAGTTGCCAGTTGCCGCCGTTCGCTCCttcagttgctgctgctgctgcagttgctgttgttgctgctgttgcttcaTGCGAGCCTGACTTTCGTGGCTCATGGAGGACATGCTGCTGCCACCACCAGTTGTTCTAAAAATGCAAGCACATGAAATGGCAAAAGAATATTGAATATgtattctattaaaaaaaattatatcttaaCTCATAGGCAGTGGTACAAAAATTGACAACTATACaattaagtaataataataagaataataatacaaaatatgcaaacaaCCTTATTATctgttaaacaaaaactatggAAACTTTTCATTCTTTCAAAGCAATAATGTAGACGCAATTAGTTAAGCAATAACGTGAAAACGAAGGCttcagaaaatattataaataggCCGAACATTTGGGAAAATGTTTGAaagtttgaaacaaaaaactcaaaattatTTGAAGTATTCGCTGCAATAAACAACTCTAAGCATAGTCGTAAACAAAATTGGGAATTGCAGACCGGACCGCTGATTTGTTTACACTATGCTGCGAAGTCGGGGCCAGCAGTTCGACAAATATGAAAAGCCCCCGAAAATTGTTTATGCCGCCGGCACATCTGTCAGCCGTGCCATcggcatcatcatcagcatcgtCAGTGGCAgtcccatttccattcccctTTCCATTCCAACTCAACATCTTCGGCTTCTGTTCTACATTTTCaagttcttttgtttttgagttATTGTTTCGTTATTTCATGactttccatttttttccGGGGATTTCTCTGCCCGTCGACCGAATGTCTAGTTCCACTTGGACTTCGGGATTTGAAGTTTTTTTAGGGGGAATGGGTATCCCTAAAAAGTTTTGGATAGCAGCTGAAGTTTTTAAGAGTTGTCAGGCGGCGGTATCATCAAGAAAGTGGGTCAATTTTAAGACCACTGATCTGGTTTAGAAACAACTATTAAAACAAGCTTCAATAAAGAAAATGCTTTCATTTATATTGTTAAAAGTTAGGattattaataacattaaCCAAAGATTGAAACTTCagaacaaaatgtttattttttttaccagacttgctatttatttttcaacaacAATATTTGTGTTGTAATCTTATTTTTCCTAACATTTGTAAAGCACCCACAAATAGTTGTGcacaattttgtaataaaatctGTATTTAATTGCGGCTGTCgaaaatatagaaaacatttaaacacaAGTTGTTtgatattatttcaaaatcatgGTCTAAATTCGTTTGACAAATTTTCTCTGACAAATTATTcaacattaaaatttgcacaaaaatCTAATAGGTTggtcatttttaaaatataatatgtaaGCAAACAACTTGTTTCGCAATCACAACAGAAATAGATTAGGAATTTGTCAATTAATCTTAGCTATTAAATCCTATTGGCAACATATGAAAACTACTTACACATCATTGGTGCCATCATCCCGAAAACCTTTGGCAAATGGATTGCTGGAGATCTTCAGCTGTGTCACCTGCAAGAGTTGGAAgaaaatggataaatatttttattggccAGGAAAAGCATGAGAAGTATGCCgagaaatcaaaacaaataaattaaatacccaTGCCCAACAAATTagagaaaaatgtttacaacTGGAATTCCACTGGCAGCGGCAAGAcagggaaaatggaaaatggaaaatgattTGCAATAAATTTGAGGGCGGGTGGAAAAAGTGTTAACACCCACATTGagcacataaataatttaaatactttccGAGCATGTCTACGCTGTATTTATAGCAAATGTACCCGAACCCCCGGCCCCGAAAATCCCCGTTCTTGCCACTTGCCAGAATTATGAATTATACCCGAGACAAATTCGAGAACCAGAGGCACCTCAAGTTGCCTCGGTTCGTCATCCAACTTGAAATGGTGTTCGATAAGATATGGGGATTCCGAACGGGGTCCCTCAAAGTTCGTCTTACTTTCGAAACTGATATAATATACCCCATTTCAATGGCCTTTCAATATGTTAGTGGAAGTGGAAGGTGCAAGATGTGTTTTTCCTAGGTAACGGCCTgcatttaagtatttatttatttaccataTCACCTTGCCCACCTGATTTCCCAACTTATGTGGTGACGTTTTCGTCGAAAAGTTAGTTCCACAGaacttttgataaaatgtaaTGAAAGAATTcctctgttttattttttcttgcgAAGCAATTAAAGTtgttatttcaaatatatttcaaatcgATGATGAATCTTTTTCCCTTAACTATGTTGCCTAAATTTCAtcttatattataaatttaaagagtATCTCCTTGCTCGATCTTTACATTTTTGAGCAAGCATACACTTttcatatgtatatatatataaatatatttgtgct
Coding sequences within:
- the LOC128264634 gene encoding putative cyclin-dependent serine/threonine-protein kinase DDB_G0272797/DDB_G0274007 isoform X2, coding for MGYIISVSKVRRTLRDPVRNPHILSNTISSWMTNRGNLRCLWFSNLSRVTQLKISSNPFAKGFRDDGTNDVTTGGGSSMSSMSHESQARMKQQQQQQQLQQQQQLKERTAATGNFSLSCSDLGVEQQQQQQQQQQQQQGAILQLPATPSSSSTSGNSPDLLGYQMEQQLQQQQQQQQQHQQHQTNQQQQHLHQQHQANQQQSLLQQSQNQTQYGSYHSHGYQPQHQPHSHSHPHPLTPHSTSSASPPATATAGTATAAAAAAAATAATSIGTGATQVMTAANIYSSIGQPYAQEQSNFGAIYHHNAAAAAAAHYHHGHAHGHAHSHAHGPYASAYDKLKVSRHAAAAAYGMGATYPSFYGSAAHHQMMRPSSYIEMVPR